Genomic segment of Neoarius graeffei isolate fNeoGra1 chromosome 7, fNeoGra1.pri, whole genome shotgun sequence:
AATAAAATGTGCAGGTGTAATGACCCAAGTAATCAAGTAAATAAGTTAATCCAAGCCAATTTACTCATCAGAAATCACTTGCACATTTATGGAGTGACAGTAGtttctcctttaaaaaaaaaaaatcctaacacTGCCTTTATTGGACATGGGTGCAGTCGATTATGCTGGTTATGCTTCAGAAAATCAGCAACTGCTGCCAGTGGCATTTTGATGTTGGCCTGGTTGATATATGTGGGTGTGAAACTATGTATGCCATCCTATATGGCTGACATGGCACGACTCAGGGATGACTCAGTGATGCCAGACCTCATCAGTACTTGCTGGAACGTACCCATTGCAAATATCTCAAAATTGTCAATGCCTTGTAAGATAGGTCCTGAGGGATTGCATAATTTTTGCATGATGATCTCTCCTGTGGTGGCTGTAATTCAGAACACAATTCCAAGTGGATCTCCCTTAGGAATTAAAGGCAGTTCATAAGCCAGTTATTATTTTAAGCCAAAAaatcttggggggaaaaaaagctttCTCATTAGTCTCCAGTTGGTAGAatgctctaaaaaaaaaaaaccccaaaccaacAAGTCTATTGTCCGTTGTTATGCAACACTTCACAGCATTTTAATAGACTGAAGCACACTCATTACTGTTTTGGAAGGGGCTGTACGCATAAATGTGACAAGGGATTACATGTGGATGTCAGTTAACTCTGACTGCTTTTCACAAACACTCTGCTCCAGTCATGATGTCAGAACTTCAGCCACTAATTGCCCTTTTAGTGGAAATGGTTATGTAAGGTGTGAAGCTATTTTAATAGCCATTGGCTCATTTCTGAAGGTCACCATCTTTTCTCATTCTCTGGACATTTTCTGATTTTTGCCAAGTTGATGGATAACAAAGACACAAAAATGTTCCTAATGGTTCAGTTTTGCTTAAAAAGGTTAAATATTAATGTCACCTATTTTGGTTTAAAACAGTTTTCTGGGTTCTAATAAGTGAGACCTTTTCTTTGAAAAAtttctagtgctgtcaagcgattaaaatatatttaatcgcgattaatgtcgcgactgtcatagttaactcgcgattaatcgcaatttaatcgcacatttttgtcacatgaaaaaccattgtaattctcttatcagcataaaaaagtgaatgggcttgctttgtaccaaggtttttttttttattgcagagcataacacgtcttgtcacagccactgacatccataacttccatattagatgagaaagccaagggatgaaaaataaagtgcatatcactgtggaaataaaaaaaaaatgttttattttactcttcattagtttcttttgaagagaagtatttgccataaaagaagaaaaaaaacagataacaaaaataaaaacattcatcatacattcaaaaatgttcatcatagtgtggcactgtattatctaattctcactgctttataactctacacctacccggtggagctgagctgggaaactgaagactgaaggaacagtattgaaaagtatttttccagtctcacctgtgaaaggtaatcccatgtgatcttgtttggacggtaaacctgttggtacagttaaacgcagcacatgaatgaggcatctttattctcggctactgtctagacgctacaccagagacggttgaagaatctccactttgccacatccaatatggcggcgaggatgtttatatgtctatgcctttctccatcactcacacgtactcttattgaagcagcgcgcgacaagcctcaacaggaactacgggtgactcgcagggccaaattagaatttgcgttaacggcactattttttaaaattgcgttaaattgagatcgcgttaacgcgttattatcgcgttaactttgacagcactaaaaattTCACTTCAGtgaaaagatgaaattcctctcatATTTCCAGTTTATAAACAGCaatggtacaaccccaattccataaatttgggacactgtgtaaaacataaataaaaaaaaatgagaatttgcaaatcatggaaacccaatatttgattgaaaatagtacaaagtcaacatatcaaatgttgaaactgagaaattttgtttttttgagaaacatgctcattttgaatttgatgccagtaacacgtttcagaaaagttgggacagggacatgtttaccatggtgttgcatcacctctacttttaacaacacactgtaaacgtttgggaactgaggagaccaattgctggagttttgaaagagaaatgttgcccgattatacaatttcagttgctcaacagtttggggtctcctttgttgtattttgcacttcataatgcgccaaaagttttaaatgggagacaggtctggaatgcaggcaggccagtttagcacccggactcttttactatggagccatgcagctctaatatgtgcagaaagcggtttggcattgtcttgctgaaagaaggaaggccttccctgaaaaagacgtctggatggcagcatgttgctccaaaacctgtagatcattcagcattaatgatgccttcccagatgtacaagctacccatgtcatgtgcactaatgcaccctcataccatcacagatgctggtgtttgaactgtgcactgataacaagccggatgatccctctcccctttagcctggaggatgtggtgtccatgatttttttttaaaaagaatttctacttttgatttgtcaaagctcgggacaattttccacttcacctcagtccatcgtaaaagagctcaggcccagagaaggtggctgtgtttctggatattgtttatatctggttttaacttgcatttgtgaatgTAGTAACGAACTGTtttcagacaatggttttctgaagtgttcctgagcccatacagtgatttcccccaacagacacgtgtctgcttttaaatcagtgtctcctgagggcctgatgatcacaggcatccaatgtcagttttcagccttgtctcttgcatacagagatttctccagattctctgattcttttaatgatattatgtaccgtagatgatgtgatccccaaattctttgtcattttacattgaggaacattattcttaaattgttgcactgtttgcccacacagtctttcacagagcggtgaaccccttcccatctttacttctgagagactcagcatctctgggatgctctttttatacccagtcatgttattcacctgttgccaattaaccaatttttttttaaagcattacacaactttttcagtcttttgttgccccatcccaacttttttgaaacgtgttgcgggcatcagattcaaaatgagcatatatttttcaaaaaaacaataaaatgtctgtttcaacatttgatatgttatctttttgtacgggcggcacggtggtgtagtggttagcgctgtcgcctcacagcaagaaggtcctgggttcaagccccgggaccggcgagggcctttctgtgcggagtttgcatgttctccccgtgtccgcgtgggtttcctccgggtgctccggtttcccccacagtccaaagacatgcaggttaggttaactggtgactctaaattgaccgtaggtgtgagtgtgaatggttgtctgtgtctatgtgtcagccctgtgatgacctggcgacttgtccagggtgtaccccgcctttcgcccgtagtcagctgggataggctccagcttgcctgcgaccctgtagaaggataaagcagctagagataatgagatgagatgagatctttttgtactattttcgattggtttccaagatttgcaaatcgtcatattctgttttttattagctcatccggctgcagGACAGATGAGCTTACGCGATCACGCGTCGTCTGTCCGTCATcattgtccgtccacaatttacaaaaatcgctactcctcagacaggattgattggattttgatcaaactcctaaagaatgttccccaggttggtatgtataaaagttgtcaagacggtggtgccacctgtcatatttaacattttatgggcgttggaaaattttgggtgactcgtcaccccAAATactactgtttgtaaactgctaggatgttttcattgaaactcacccagaaggctCTAAAGACATatcccaacaagaattgttcaccaggtggcgccacctgccatggatgcagctacacggggatcatatgcaatttcacaaaaaaaatcgcgACTCCTCCCGCAGGATTAATCGGATTTCAAATttgcacacaacaacagtggccggtatgagctacagcctcgttGAGGCTGTTTTTgatgttttatacagtgtcctaaatttatggaattggtatTGTATTTTAATACCCCCCGTCCTGTTTTGCTAATATCTACCAAGGGTGCTAATAATTCTTGAGGGCACTGTAGCAGATTTTCATATCAGTGATGCTTGGCGCTCTTGTTCTCATTTTCAAGTTGATGATTCAAATTATTTGGAACACTAAATCTTAATTCTGGAACTGTTATTTATGAAGGACTGTTCTCACATCCAAGGGTGTTAATCACTTTTATATGAAGTGGTGGGTATTTGTAAGACAGTAGCAAGGTCCTTGCTCATCCTCAGGTCATCTGTGCATTTTCAGCTCTTCAGCCAGGAAACACTAATGAAGTTTGTGCCACGCTACAGTCTGGTGGTGGAGCTGCGCGATGGAGGAACATGTGTGCGGAGTTTCCACGACCCTCACGGCACTGTGACGGCCTACATCAGCGAGGCCCATGAGCATAACGGTCACCTTTACCTGGGCTCCTTCCGCTCTCCTTACCTCTGTAAACTGGACTTGAGCAAAGTGTAAACCAGTCCTACATGAACATGGGACTAGCGCTCGTATGCTCGTACCCTGGGGCTGCTTCTTTATCAGTCATGtaacattttcctcaacaaacccTTTTTGTACCCTGTCCCACAATCCTCTGCTGAACCTGAGTCCTTCGTGCACATTAATGCAGATATTCGGCTTTGACACAGCATTTAGGTTTTTGTTCTGTATGAGCCATGTGACTATTTTAATTCTCCCTTTTTATGTTGAATGATGCACATATATAAACATGCCTGCAGATGCCAGCTTGCTTTATTTAAAAAAGGTGACATTTCTATATTTGTTTTGCTCTTATGACAGATGGTGAACAGTGTTTGCACTGTGATTTCTGTTATTTGCACTGAACTCTCCTCTGGCCCTTAAAATAGAGCTGCTGAGTTACTTGAAAACTTTGCAACAGGAATATCAGTGCAGATGACAACTTGTGAAATTTATAACTTCTAGTTGCAAGACTGAAATGTAACTCTGGAATGACAAAACAGTATTTTACATATCCATTGCTTTACCTTAACACATTGGCATTAGTTAAGTTTTGAGAGTCTCTGAGCTTCCATTTGCAAAGTTCATTTCAGCGCTGAAGAGGGAACTGGCAATTAGCAATAATTTCATGTTGAATGCTTTGCTAATTTGTGAACTGTGGTAATTGTCTGTGGTAACTTTTTCATATCAGCTACTGCATAGCGTGTACAATAAATTAAAAGAAAGAGCGAGCCTGTTTATACAATATGTCCAAAGCTAGGGCCTTACACAAGACTAAGCTTAATATGAATACTCAGACTAGTTATCtgacaccaacacccatgccacagtgaaagtcacattttgagatcacaatttctctcattctgatgtttgaagtgaatattcactgaagctcttgatttgtatctgcatgattttatgcattgtgctgctgtcaagggactggctgattagagaactgcagaaaacagcaggtggatgggtgttcctaataaagtggccagtgagtattcCAGCTATTATGCATGATCAGTGACAGCACATTTAAAATTACGTGTACCAGTTGAGCATTTTATTCTTAGCCAGTTAAATTGAAAGTACATGCTGTTTCAGACGTATAGTTATTAGTCATACTTGTTTCAAGAAACGCAAACCCAATATGTGGTCTTCATTATCTTCTGCCATGGTATAGCCCACACCTCAAAGTTACAGAGGAAAGTCTGAAAGATAAAAAAACAACTTAtgtaatggtaaaaaaaaaaaaaaaaaaagagttgactaTCGAATAAAATTTAATGAAAAGAATGACTGAACTTTATCTAAAGGCTATTCAAAGATTATAGAGGGCTCAAGCTGTGTATGCAATTATTCTTAGCAGAATTTAAAATTTTCACACATTCAACAGAAAACACATTTCACCTGTTGCAATTGGCGTTCTGTCTGGAAGCTACATTTATCAAGATCAGCACCAGCGTCTCTCTTCTTGCACACAGTCCGAGATATCTCAATTTTGAGAATGTACTTTATACCTTTAACAATCTgtgatgatgataaaaaaaaaaaaataggagcaGCATGTTATGGTTTATTTCACACATGAAGACTTGGAAGAGGTAGATTGGAGGTCTTACTTGTTTCTGTGCATCATCAATGGCTGAAGCCTTAAAAAAGAAGGCATCATTGGACTTGTTGTTGAAGAAGTAGACTGCAGTTAGGACAGCCTTTTTAACTTCTGTATCATTCTTGCTGACATTTTGTGGTTTGCCCGGAGCTGGCCCACTCTCAAAGAGAGAAACTGGAGATTTCTCTGGAAGATTTTCAAAAAGATATTCGTTTTCTTTTCCTTCAGATGGACAACCTTGACTGAACACTTCAGTAGCGAATACATGCACTTTTAAAAAGGCATAGATTTTCGAGTGAAACCCTTCAGACAAGTTACTAGTTCTGGTAAAAATCAAATACAGCTATTTAAAGGCTCTTAATGTTTAAAAGTTACAAAGGCTGTAGTATATGTATTTCTTACCAGATGAACAAAACCAAGCCAGTAGAAAGACTAGAAGCAGATGATAATAAGCGTCCATAATCGTGCAAGTTTTCTCAGCTTTGCTCATTGACTTCCTGTGGAGCAACACTCCAACCACCTTAATATAACTGATGCAGTCCCCCAACAGCACTTACCCACACCACTGCTAGAAAGTTCCACTTTTGCTAAACTGCACCACAACTGCAGCAAGGAACAGATGAATTTAATTAAGTAATACCctgtcagacagagtgttttaacTCTCCTAGGATATTCGTATTCATTTTGTATATGTTATATTTAATTACTTATCACCTTTCTTAgctctcagggtttttttttcctcttcttaATATTTTGCACCTTAACTTTTTGCACCTTTGGGACCAACACAAAAGAAATTTCATTGTGCCTTAACAATGACAAAGTACTTGAACCTGAACTTAATTTTTATAATAATATCACTACAGCTCAGGacactacaaaaaaaaacaaacacattattaataataataataataataataattttaaaaaagccaATGATGCTAGCTAATTATTTAACTAATCCTGTAATGTGTTTACATTTCTGTACTGATGATCTGTTCTTTTTATTGCCATTTGTATGAACTTTACAAAGACCATCACATAGAGTAGTGACTGAGACCCAAGAGTTTAGAAACGACACTCAGTGGTGCTAGCAGACCCTAGTGGTTTTCCACACATCCTGTGTTCAGAGCAAATGTGTACACGTGTACACACACCACTAAAGAGCTTGCAAAACTGATAAATTCTTCCTTATTAAATTCTATCATTGGCTTCAGACAAGCGAGATTGTTCGTGAAGTAActcttgagggggaaaaaaaatcgagTTAGCTCCAGAAAAGCAACTTCACACAAGTCTCCATGGCTTGCACCTAAACCAGTTGGATTAAACCCCTCTTCCAGTttttgattggctgattggaatcATCTCCAGTCACATGGTGAAAAACAAGATTCCCAGTTTGTGGAACCAGCAGCACTACATGCTTTAGAACCGATTTGTCCCCCATAGTGGTTTCCCACACACCCTGTGTTCAGAGAGAATGtgtacacatgtacacacaccacTAAAGAGCTTGCAAAACTGATGGCTTCAGACAAGCGAGATTGTTCGTGAAGTAactcttgacagaaaaaaaaaaaaattgagttagCTCCAGAAAAGCAACTTCACACAAGTCTCCATGGCTTGCACCTAAACCAGTTGGATTAAACCCCTCTTCCAGTttttgattggctgattggaatcATCTCCAGTCACATGGTGAAAAACAAGATTCCCAGTTTGTGGAACCAGCAGCACTACATGCTTTAGAACCGAATTTCCCCACTTTTCTTTCCTGATGTCATTTACTTTTCACTGAGAAAGTTTGTGAAAGTTTTGGAGTTGACTCTGCTGTCAGTGAAATTGTTGCTATTTCTTATGTTTTATTAAATAGCCCCCAGCCAGTAGCCTACTTGTGTCtgctgtggaatttgcatgtgtgTCCGGCAGGGGGCGCTTTGTGGACGCTGGCGTTTTCAGTGTTCTGCCTCATGGGAAATAACGTGTTCGAGCTCTCCTTTATCAATAAGGTAATCATTACTGCTGTCAGATCTTGGATACAGAAATATCCATTATTTAACAAACAAAATGAAGCCTGGGAAAACTATAGATTCGGATTCATAATTTAGTTCTAGTGGCTTTGTGTCATGAAAAATGCACACGCTTCACAATTTTGAGCATACAACATTGGCTACATTTTCAGTCCTACATCTTTATCTTATTTGATCCTATTTTATTAGTGCTTTCTCTCCTCAATGACCTAGACTCAATGAAAGTTTAATGGGATGATAGTCTGTTTATTGTAAAACAAATCATCATTCCAGTTTTACTCGACTCCCAGAATGTTAGTTGCAAAGATGGTGTGTACCTGTCAAAAGTGTCTTCATGCTTTCCAGCGGTTGGAACCGTGTCCAGCCATGACCAGttcccagagcattttttaaggattttccactaggagaccaactggtctgggcaatacaatcacaggccccagagtccatgcggctgcaccgctgcagcatattctgtgatgcaaaatggttcaccaatcaccatacagacaaacacactacagtgactacacagctatcaagagcaattaccaagcacaaatgttatgtcaaagacacttaaagttacacagtaatgacatcggattctgacatcagccatctcagtaaccaaattttagttttgtttttcttaaccaacatgatcttgtgtgcatatcttataacatagatcttcattttccttgttaaatgtatacttacatggtacttggttaattaactgcaactgattgaaccaaatgataagacataacttggtttaaaatttggtctcccagtgaagctggtttggcattgactaggagaccaaatctggccactgggagaccatttggtctcccagtaactatgttaaaaaatgctctgccagTTCCTCATGTGCATGCTCCTCTTGCATGTTTTTTGGCATGTGCTTGCTGGTCGTAATTGAACCTCTGCCTGTCCACTTCATCATAAATTAGATTACCGTAGCTGAAGAGCATGCAGCCATATCCTCATATGAGAGACCACAAAGCTCATCAGAGCATTCACACTGAACCCCCTGCCACCAAAATCCCTCTCCATCTGTTGTTTATCAGCTGCTTCACCACTACCTATTCAGGGGCTTTTACTCATTTTTAATGTTGATCCTGGCGCAGTTTTCCAAATCCTAATATTGTCACAGTCACTTTTTGCATTTAGTGTCATTCTTACCAGTATCATTTGTTATTTATATATTTCACATATAACAGACatgaaaaaaaaccaccacaTAATCACAAATGTGTTTTTATGTGTTCATTTGCAGACTTCACAGAAATACAAAATATTGTACTTAGATTTAATTGTACTATTGCATATTTCTTGGCTATGAGGCATGCATATTATTCTATGTGATCTGATCATAaaggtttacatacactcacctgccactttattaggaatacccatacacctgctattttatgcagttctctaattagccaatcccttgacagcagtacaatgcataaaatcatgcagatacaaatcaaaagcttcagttaaggttcacttcaaacatcagaatggggaaaactgtgatctcaaagtttgactttcactgtggcgtgggtgttggtttgagccaaatggactggtttgagtatttcagaaactgctgatctcctggggttttcacacactacaggctctagagtttacacagaatggtgtgaaaaacaaaaaacactgagtgagcgacagttctgtgggtggaaacgccttgttgataagagaggtcagaggaaaatggccagattggttcaaactgccaggaaggatataggaactcatagcaactctttacaaccgtggtgagcagaaaagcatctcagcatgcaacaaagagcacattgggttccgctcctgccagccaagaacaggaatcttagaatcaagaacaagttcctattaaagtggccagtgagtgtaatgtCCTTAACAATTTGAATGATTATATATTCAAATCTTTATGACCTccatcaactttgttggaggaggttgtgtttttgactccgtttgtttgtttgactgttcctaacgtaactcaaagtagtgaacagattttgatgaaattgtgaggaaaggtgggccatgggacaAGGAACAATGGATTacgttttgatgcaaatccggatctgTAGTATGCGAACCCAGCATCTTTTTAGCTGTacccagcataactcaaaaagtagtgaatggatttagatgaaatttggtgtacagctttcgtATTATCCTAGGTCCAAGTCATTTTGATTTTGCTGTTGATAGTATGtgacttggtggaggtatacactcaACAGTGTGCCTTTCTAGTTATCAGTtggaacatttatttatttatttactcactcactcactcactaacgtttttaaaaaaaaattcttagcTTACCTGCTACAAACCTAAATCTGCAGACTGGGAAAAAAAACACGAATATAATTTGATTGTGAAATGGGTAGACAAACAGCAACATGTTGCAATGTGATACATGTCTCACATTTTTCCTCATAATTACATATTAGATCAGATACTATTAGATATTAAACCTTTGTCTCTTGACCTGTCACAACATTGAGAGTATTAAGACAGTACATGAGACCTCAGtgactgtggggaaaaaaaacccatctcttcAGGACACAGCAGTGCAAGTCTTCAGTTGTTGACATTACAAGAAATTTATATTCTGTGTTTTatattggtggcacggtggtgtagtggttagcactgttgcctcacagcaagaaggttctgggtttgagcccagtggatgatggggggcctttctgtgtggagtttgcatggtttccccatgtctgcatgggtttcctccgggtgctccagtttcccccacagtccaaagacatgcggttaggttaactggtgactctaaattgtccataggtgtgaatggttgagaggagaaaagctcttttataatccagtagaaggcaatgggaaaccaatactgtaattcttcccttggAGCTTTAATGGATGAAGCTGTTAgagcggacctgccatcaggcagaacactaaagaagaagaagaggaagaagatattTTATATTCTATTCAGATTCATATCTCATACTGTGGATAAATATTAGttagatagatttttttttattcattcattgcCCTTTAAGTATTTAGGAGTCTAACAGCCTGCATTTAAGCCTTGGGGTACACAGTGTTTTTATTATAGAATATACGGTAGATACACATACAGAACATAGACCACTGACCCTTATTTCTCAAAGATGTGTGTGATCAAATGTGAACATGACTCCTCAATTTCACAGATACACTACTGTGTACAGGCTGTTTTATGAGCACTGTTTAAtcatttattcattttaataCTCCCTGAATAAAGGCATAATATTTAAAGATAGAAAGTCTAAAAGTCAGATAAGGTCCAAGCATTATTTCAAGCATAAATTCACTGTGAAATTACAGCAAAATACAGTAGATGTCtgtgcagaatgcatttgggatgCACATTACATGCAATTTCAAACTGTGAAAATGTCTGATTCTATGATGGCAAACTGTTATTTGCAAAGTGTTCCTGGAAGAAAGAAGGTAAGATGTCTGATTTTACTGTAATTTGAAGAGTGGTACAATTACCAGTCTTCAGCAGT
This window contains:
- the LOC132889243 gene encoding cystatin-F, which gives rise to MSKAEKTCTIMDAYYHLLLVFLLAWFCSSEKSPVSLFESGPAPGKPQNVSKNDTEVKKAVLTAVYFFNNKSNDAFFFKASAIDDAQKQIVKGIKYILKIEISRTVCKKRDAGADLDKCSFQTERQLQQTFLCNFEVWAIPWQKIMKTTYWVCVS